The Lycium barbarum isolate Lr01 chromosome 12, ASM1917538v2, whole genome shotgun sequence genome includes a region encoding these proteins:
- the LOC132624641 gene encoding L-ascorbate peroxidase 3-like translates to MLFVLRFVYILGLLLQARRADAEKSGVHGPRIEENTDVQAPRTKDKTGVQASHTEKQSGVQALCTEENLKFDNSYFKDDDYTPRLLFIVHHWELNKKVKLPVEAIDKALLDDPEFRRRVHLYATDEDAFKRDYVVAHKKLSKPGLSHSSFFGSAFENSMLRLKNMPVTQTAVGVAIAAAVVIFSVFYVILGYFYEVNRRI, encoded by the exons ATGTTGTTTGTCTTAAGGTTCGTCTATATATTAGGTTTGCTGCTGCAGGCCAGAAGAGCTGATGCGGAGAAATCTGGAGTTCATGGCCCTCGTATTGAAGAGAATACTGATGTTCAGGCCCCTCGTACTAAAGATAAGACTGGAGTTCAGGCCTCTCATACTGAAAAGCAGTCTGGAGTTCAGGCCCTTTGTACTGAAGAGAATTTGAAATTTGACAATTCATACTTTAAGGATGATGACTATACACCCAGACTTCTTTTTATTGTTCACCATTG GGAGCTCAACAAGAAGGTGAAGCTTCCCGTGGAAGCCATTGATAAAGCTCTGCTTGACGATCCAGAATTCCGCAGGCGTGTGCATCTTTATGCAACG GATGAAGATGCTTTCAAAAGAGACTATGTAGTGGCACACAAGAAACTCTCTAAGCCTGGATTATCGCATTCATCATTTTTCGGATCAGCATTTGAAAATAGCATGTTACGTTTGAAGAACATGCCGGTGACACAAACGGCTGTTGGAGTTGCTATTGCAGCCGCTGTTGTAATATTCAGTGTCTTCTATGTAATATTGGGTTACTTTTATGAAGTCAACAGGAGAATCTAG